Proteins encoded in a region of the Eschrichtius robustus isolate mEscRob2 chromosome 16, mEscRob2.pri, whole genome shotgun sequence genome:
- the MICALL2 gene encoding MICAL-like protein 2 isoform X4, whose product MAAITALQQWCRQQCEGYRDVSITNMTTSFRDGLAFCAILHRHRPDLINFDALRKENIYENNKLAFRVAEEQLGIPALLDAEDMVALKVPDRLSILTYVSQYYNYFHGRSPIGGMAGVKRPLSDASEEPSGKKAPSPPARPSATPARGQPLSPGQAAGGSVSSTCGVCGQHVHLVQRHLADGKLYHRSCFRCKQCSNTLHSGAYKATAEPGVFVCSGHHPETASAGPTLPGLTPRRPGAMSMDPKTPGSPKKAQEASGQRDAGPEARPPAWGPAAGSSTAKGSPPAAADPPATAYSHVHLGSPAGARLSVGPVGGKASTHVTNSSPTGWSSPAGTPRSAVTPSARDSRPATPQGRVTPQGAAPQTKLSSRPASPVPASAPAWTPSSSRTQQARERFFQTPGAGPGPGPGPAGRAPAAADAPPRDGSREQALSFLRKALPELGAAGAQAPGRPSLATSPAPGSHPRSEGPGASPSAKRSQSASLQALSPAARTAPPAPLSVGSTSWVSAPPQAGRKGSAAPSGAVGAGAGSRLKPEAPRAEGPSASPQEAQEDGPAGWRARLKPVEKKSPAERALELKEPQVLGEPRAGDAPQKVSGSSQGGVHITLTPVRVDRTPGPAGTSLLALSRPCTGHQPTGLVSPRAVEGQDSAPSPSRGRDPSRRAGRGSASPSPLQSPSRRRKLAVPASLDVSGNWLQPEPSGKEAPAWSRKKEEKAPPQGKPGRPSGPAGIPVPPGESVPSPVRLHPDYVPQEEIQRQVQDIEKQLDALELRGVELEKRLRAAEEDAAEDALMVDWFRLIHEKQLLLRLESELMYKARDQRLEEQQLDIEGELRRLMAKPEGLKSPQDRQREQDLLSQYVNTVNDRSDIIDFLDEDRVREQEEDEMLQNMIQKLDLQRSGGNQRKKPRFRLSNIWSPKSRSRTPE is encoded by the exons ATGGCGGCCATCACAGCGCTGCAGCAGTGGTGCCGGCAGCAGTGCGAGGGCTACCGGGACGTGAGCATCACCAACATGACCACGTCGTTCCGCGACGGCCTGGCCTTCTGCGCCATCCTGCACCGCCACCGGCCCGACCTCAT AAACTTCGATGCCCTCAGGAAGGAAAACATTTACGAGAACAACAAACTG gccttcCGTGTGGCTGAGGAGCAGCTGGGCATCCCGGCCTTGCTGGACGCCGAGGACATGGTGGCCCTGAAGGTGCCCGACCGGCTGAGCATCCTGACCTACGTGTCCCAGTACTACAACTACTTCCACGGGCGCTCCCCCA TTGGGGGCATGGCCGGCGTGAAGAGGCCCCTGTCGGACGCCAGTGAGGAACCCTCTGGAAAGAAGGCCCCGTCCCCACCTGCCAGGCCCTCGGCCACCCCAGCCCGGGGGCAGCCGCTGTCTCCG GGCCAGGCTGCAGGTGGCTCTGTCAGCAGCACCTGTGGCGTCTGCGGGCAGCACGTGCACCTTGTGCAGCGGCACTTGGCAGATGGGAAGCTGTACCACCGGAGCTGCTTCAG GTGTAAGCAGTGCTCCAACACGCTGCACTCGGGGGCCTACAAGGCCACGGCAGAGCCCGGCGTCTTCGTCTGCTCCGGCCACCACCCTGAAACCGCCTCTGCCGGCCCCACGTTGCCGGGCTTGACCCCCAGGCGGCCTGGAGCCATGTCCATGGACCCCAAGACCCCTGGCTCCCCGAAGAAGGCCCAGGAGGCGAGCGGGCAGAGAGACGCAGGGCCAGAGGCCAGGCCGCCGGCGTGGGGGCCCGCGGCGGGCAGCTCGACTGCCAAAGGTTCCCCTCCAGCTGCAGCTGACCCTCCGGCCACCGCCTACTCCCACGTCCACTTGGGGAGCCCAGCCGGGGCCAGGCTCTCGGTGGGCCCCGTGGGTGGCAAGGCCAGCACTCACGTGACCAACAGCTCTCCGACGGGGTGGTCGTCGCCGGCAGGCACCCCTCGTTCCGCCGTGACCCCGAGTGCCCGGGACTCTCGCCCGGCCACACCACAAGGCCGGGTAACCCCCCAAGGGGCAGCCCCTCAGACCAAGCTCAGTTCAAGGCCAGCGTCTCCGGTCCCAGCGAGCGCCCCGGCCTGGACCCCATCGTCCTCCAGGACGCAGCAGGCCCGGGAGAGGTTCTTCCAGACGCCTGGCGCCGGCCCCGGCCCTGGCCCCGGCCCGGCTGGCAGGGCCCCGGCTGCCGCGGACGCTCCTCCCAGGGATGGCAGCAGGGAGCAGGCGTTGAGTTTCCTCCGGAAGGCGCTCCCCGAGCTGGGGGCGGCTGGTGCTCAGGCACCCGGCag GCCCTCCCTCGCCACCAGCCCTGCTCCCGGTTCCCATCCCAGATCCGAAGGGCCAGGAGCAAGTCCATCAGCCAAGCGGTCCCAGTCGGCGTCTCTGCAGGCCCTTAGCCCCGCTGCGAGGACCGCGCCGCCGGCCCCCTTGAGCGTGGGCAGCACCTCGTGGGTGTCCGCGCCGCCCCAGGCGGGCAGGAAAGGCTCGGCTGCACCCTCAGGGGCCGTCGGGGCGGGCGCTGGCTCCAGGCTGAAGCCGGAGGCCCCGCGGGCCGAGG gCCCGAGTGCCAGCCCCCAGGAGGCCCAGGAGGACGGGCCGGCAGGATGGAGGGCCCGCCTGAAGCCCGTGGAGAAGAAAAGCCCCGCTGAGAG GGCTCTGGAGCTGAAGGAGCCTCAGGTCCTGGGAGAGCCGAGGGCGGGTGATGCACCCCAGAAGGTCTCTGGGAGCTCCCAGGGGGGTGTCCACATCACCCTGACCCCTGTGCGAGTGGACAGGACACCAGGCCCGGCCGGGACCAGCCTCCTAG CACTCAGCCGTCCTTGCACAGGTCACCAACCCACTGGGCTCGTTTCCCCACGTGCTGTCGAGGGTCAGGAttctgccccttccccctcccgtggACGTGACCCCTCCCGTCGGGCAGGACGTGGCT CTGCATCCCCCTCCCCGTTGCAATCCCCATCCCGCCGCAGGAAGCTGGCGGTCCCTGCCAGCCTGGACGTTTCTGGCAACTGGCTTCAGCCGGAGCCCTCGGGGAAGGAAGCCCCTGCCTGGAGccggaagaaggaggagaaagccCCTCCCCAGGGCAAACCAG GGAGGCCCTCGGGCCCAGCCGGCATCCCTGTTCCGCCTGGCGAGTCAGTGCCTTCCCCGGTCAGG CTGCACCCTGACTACGTGCCCCAGGAGGAGATCCAGCGGCAGGTGCAGGACATCGAGAAGCAGCTGGACGCCCTGGAGCTCCGGGGCGTGGAGCTGGAGAAGCGCCTGCGTGCGGCCGAGGAGG ATGCCGCGGAGGACGCCCTCATGGTGGACTGGTTCCGGCTCATCCACGAGAAGCAGCTGCTGCTGAGGCTGGAGTCCGAGCTGATGTACAA GGCCAGGGACCAGCGCCTGGAGGAACAGCAGCTGGACATCGAGGGGGAGCTGCGCCGGCTCATGGCCAAGCCGG AGGGTCTGAAGTCCCCCCAGGACCGGCAGCGGGAGCAGGACCTGCTGAGCCAGTACGTGAACACCGTCAACGACCGCAGTGACATCATCGACTTCCTGGATGAGGACCGGGTCAG ggagcaggaggaggaCGAGATGCTGCAGAACATGATCCAGAAGCTGG ACCTGCAGAGGAGTGGTGGGAACCAGAGGAAGAAGCCCAGGTTCCGCTTGTCCAATATCTGGTCCCCGAAGAGCAGAAGCAGGACCCCCGAGTAG
- the MICALL2 gene encoding MICAL-like protein 2 isoform X1, translating into MAAITALQQWCRQQCEGYRDVSITNMTTSFRDGLAFCAILHRHRPDLINFDALRKENIYENNKLAFRVAEEQLGIPALLDAEDMVALKVPDRLSILTYVSQYYNYFHGRSPIGGMAGVKRPLSDASEEPSGKKAPSPPARPSATPARGQPLSPVSTNPTVQRKAGQAAGGSVSSTCGVCGQHVHLVQRHLADGKLYHRSCFRCKQCSNTLHSGAYKATAEPGVFVCSGHHPETASAGPTLPGLTPRRPGAMSMDPKTPGSPKKAQEASGQRDAGPEARPPAWGPAAGSSTAKGSPPAAADPPATAYSHVHLGSPAGARLSVGPVGGKASTHVTNSSPTGWSSPAGTPRSAVTPSARDSRPATPQGRVTPQGAAPQTKLSSRPASPVPASAPAWTPSSSRTQQARERFFQTPGAGPGPGPGPAGRAPAAADAPPRDGSREQALSFLRKALPELGAAGAQAPGRPSLATSPAPGSHPRSEGPGASPSAKRSQSASLQALSPAARTAPPAPLSVGSTSWVSAPPQAGRKGSAAPSGAVGAGAGSRLKPEAPRAEGPSASPQEAQEDGPAGWRARLKPVEKKSPAERALELKEPQVLGEPRAGDAPQKVSGSSQGGVHITLTPVRVDRTPGPAGTSLLALSRPCTGHQPTGLVSPRAVEGQDSAPSPSRGRDPSRRAGRGSASPSPLQSPSRRRKLAVPASLDVSGNWLQPEPSGKEAPAWSRKKEEKAPPQGKPGRPSGPAGIPVPPGESVPSPVRLHPDYVPQEEIQRQVQDIEKQLDALELRGVELEKRLRAAEEDAAEDALMVDWFRLIHEKQLLLRLESELMYKARDQRLEEQQLDIEGELRRLMAKPEGLKSPQDRQREQDLLSQYVNTVNDRSDIIDFLDEDRVREQEEDEMLQNMIQKLDLQRSGGNQRKKPRFRLSNIWSPKSRSRTPE; encoded by the exons ATGGCGGCCATCACAGCGCTGCAGCAGTGGTGCCGGCAGCAGTGCGAGGGCTACCGGGACGTGAGCATCACCAACATGACCACGTCGTTCCGCGACGGCCTGGCCTTCTGCGCCATCCTGCACCGCCACCGGCCCGACCTCAT AAACTTCGATGCCCTCAGGAAGGAAAACATTTACGAGAACAACAAACTG gccttcCGTGTGGCTGAGGAGCAGCTGGGCATCCCGGCCTTGCTGGACGCCGAGGACATGGTGGCCCTGAAGGTGCCCGACCGGCTGAGCATCCTGACCTACGTGTCCCAGTACTACAACTACTTCCACGGGCGCTCCCCCA TTGGGGGCATGGCCGGCGTGAAGAGGCCCCTGTCGGACGCCAGTGAGGAACCCTCTGGAAAGAAGGCCCCGTCCCCACCTGCCAGGCCCTCGGCCACCCCAGCCCGGGGGCAGCCGCTGTCTCCGGTCAGCACAAACCCCACTGTCCAGCGGAAGGCT GGCCAGGCTGCAGGTGGCTCTGTCAGCAGCACCTGTGGCGTCTGCGGGCAGCACGTGCACCTTGTGCAGCGGCACTTGGCAGATGGGAAGCTGTACCACCGGAGCTGCTTCAG GTGTAAGCAGTGCTCCAACACGCTGCACTCGGGGGCCTACAAGGCCACGGCAGAGCCCGGCGTCTTCGTCTGCTCCGGCCACCACCCTGAAACCGCCTCTGCCGGCCCCACGTTGCCGGGCTTGACCCCCAGGCGGCCTGGAGCCATGTCCATGGACCCCAAGACCCCTGGCTCCCCGAAGAAGGCCCAGGAGGCGAGCGGGCAGAGAGACGCAGGGCCAGAGGCCAGGCCGCCGGCGTGGGGGCCCGCGGCGGGCAGCTCGACTGCCAAAGGTTCCCCTCCAGCTGCAGCTGACCCTCCGGCCACCGCCTACTCCCACGTCCACTTGGGGAGCCCAGCCGGGGCCAGGCTCTCGGTGGGCCCCGTGGGTGGCAAGGCCAGCACTCACGTGACCAACAGCTCTCCGACGGGGTGGTCGTCGCCGGCAGGCACCCCTCGTTCCGCCGTGACCCCGAGTGCCCGGGACTCTCGCCCGGCCACACCACAAGGCCGGGTAACCCCCCAAGGGGCAGCCCCTCAGACCAAGCTCAGTTCAAGGCCAGCGTCTCCGGTCCCAGCGAGCGCCCCGGCCTGGACCCCATCGTCCTCCAGGACGCAGCAGGCCCGGGAGAGGTTCTTCCAGACGCCTGGCGCCGGCCCCGGCCCTGGCCCCGGCCCGGCTGGCAGGGCCCCGGCTGCCGCGGACGCTCCTCCCAGGGATGGCAGCAGGGAGCAGGCGTTGAGTTTCCTCCGGAAGGCGCTCCCCGAGCTGGGGGCGGCTGGTGCTCAGGCACCCGGCag GCCCTCCCTCGCCACCAGCCCTGCTCCCGGTTCCCATCCCAGATCCGAAGGGCCAGGAGCAAGTCCATCAGCCAAGCGGTCCCAGTCGGCGTCTCTGCAGGCCCTTAGCCCCGCTGCGAGGACCGCGCCGCCGGCCCCCTTGAGCGTGGGCAGCACCTCGTGGGTGTCCGCGCCGCCCCAGGCGGGCAGGAAAGGCTCGGCTGCACCCTCAGGGGCCGTCGGGGCGGGCGCTGGCTCCAGGCTGAAGCCGGAGGCCCCGCGGGCCGAGG gCCCGAGTGCCAGCCCCCAGGAGGCCCAGGAGGACGGGCCGGCAGGATGGAGGGCCCGCCTGAAGCCCGTGGAGAAGAAAAGCCCCGCTGAGAG GGCTCTGGAGCTGAAGGAGCCTCAGGTCCTGGGAGAGCCGAGGGCGGGTGATGCACCCCAGAAGGTCTCTGGGAGCTCCCAGGGGGGTGTCCACATCACCCTGACCCCTGTGCGAGTGGACAGGACACCAGGCCCGGCCGGGACCAGCCTCCTAG CACTCAGCCGTCCTTGCACAGGTCACCAACCCACTGGGCTCGTTTCCCCACGTGCTGTCGAGGGTCAGGAttctgccccttccccctcccgtggACGTGACCCCTCCCGTCGGGCAGGACGTGGCT CTGCATCCCCCTCCCCGTTGCAATCCCCATCCCGCCGCAGGAAGCTGGCGGTCCCTGCCAGCCTGGACGTTTCTGGCAACTGGCTTCAGCCGGAGCCCTCGGGGAAGGAAGCCCCTGCCTGGAGccggaagaaggaggagaaagccCCTCCCCAGGGCAAACCAG GGAGGCCCTCGGGCCCAGCCGGCATCCCTGTTCCGCCTGGCGAGTCAGTGCCTTCCCCGGTCAGG CTGCACCCTGACTACGTGCCCCAGGAGGAGATCCAGCGGCAGGTGCAGGACATCGAGAAGCAGCTGGACGCCCTGGAGCTCCGGGGCGTGGAGCTGGAGAAGCGCCTGCGTGCGGCCGAGGAGG ATGCCGCGGAGGACGCCCTCATGGTGGACTGGTTCCGGCTCATCCACGAGAAGCAGCTGCTGCTGAGGCTGGAGTCCGAGCTGATGTACAA GGCCAGGGACCAGCGCCTGGAGGAACAGCAGCTGGACATCGAGGGGGAGCTGCGCCGGCTCATGGCCAAGCCGG AGGGTCTGAAGTCCCCCCAGGACCGGCAGCGGGAGCAGGACCTGCTGAGCCAGTACGTGAACACCGTCAACGACCGCAGTGACATCATCGACTTCCTGGATGAGGACCGGGTCAG ggagcaggaggaggaCGAGATGCTGCAGAACATGATCCAGAAGCTGG ACCTGCAGAGGAGTGGTGGGAACCAGAGGAAGAAGCCCAGGTTCCGCTTGTCCAATATCTGGTCCCCGAAGAGCAGAAGCAGGACCCCCGAGTAG
- the MICALL2 gene encoding MICAL-like protein 2 isoform X3 — translation MAAITALQQWCRQQCEGYRDVSITNMTTSFRDGLAFCAILHRHRPDLINFDALRKENIYENNKLAFRVAEEQLGIPALLDAEDMVALKVPDRLSILTYVSQYYNYFHGRSPIGGMAGVKRPLSDASEEPSGKKAPSPPARPSATPARGQPLSPVSTNPTVQRKAGQAAGGSVSSTCGVCGQHVHLVQRHLADGKLYHRSCFRCKQCSNTLHSGAYKATAEPGVFVCSGHHPETASAGPTLPGLTPRRPGAMSMDPKTPGSPKKAQEASGQRDAGPEARPPAWGPAAGSSTAKGSPPAAADPPATAYSHVHLGSPAGARLSVGPVGGKASTHVTNSSPTGWSSPAGTPRSAVTPSARDSRPATPQGRVTPQGAAPQTKLSSRPASPVPASAPAWTPSSSRTQQARERFFQTPGAGPGPGPGPAGRAPAAADAPPRDGSREQALSFLRKALPELGAAGAQAPGRPSLATSPAPGSHPRSEGPGASPSAKRSQSASLQALSPAARTAPPAPLSVGSTSWVSAPPQAGRKGSAAPSGAVGAGAGSRLKPEAPRAEGPSASPQEAQEDGPAGWRARLKPVEKKSPAERALELKEPQVLGEPRAGDAPQKVSGSSQGGVHITLTPVRVDRTPGPAGTSLLALSRPCTGHQPTGLVSPRAVEGQDSAPSPSRGRDPSRRAGRGSASPSPLQSPSRRRKLAVPASLDVSGNWLQPEPSGKEAPAWSRKKEEKAPPQGKPGRPSGPAGIPVPPGESVPSPVREEIQRQVQDIEKQLDALELRGVELEKRLRAAEEDAAEDALMVDWFRLIHEKQLLLRLESELMYKARDQRLEEQQLDIEGELRRLMAKPEGLKSPQDRQREQDLLSQYVNTVNDRSDIIDFLDEDRVREQEEDEMLQNMIQKLDLQRSGGNQRKKPRFRLSNIWSPKSRSRTPE, via the exons ATGGCGGCCATCACAGCGCTGCAGCAGTGGTGCCGGCAGCAGTGCGAGGGCTACCGGGACGTGAGCATCACCAACATGACCACGTCGTTCCGCGACGGCCTGGCCTTCTGCGCCATCCTGCACCGCCACCGGCCCGACCTCAT AAACTTCGATGCCCTCAGGAAGGAAAACATTTACGAGAACAACAAACTG gccttcCGTGTGGCTGAGGAGCAGCTGGGCATCCCGGCCTTGCTGGACGCCGAGGACATGGTGGCCCTGAAGGTGCCCGACCGGCTGAGCATCCTGACCTACGTGTCCCAGTACTACAACTACTTCCACGGGCGCTCCCCCA TTGGGGGCATGGCCGGCGTGAAGAGGCCCCTGTCGGACGCCAGTGAGGAACCCTCTGGAAAGAAGGCCCCGTCCCCACCTGCCAGGCCCTCGGCCACCCCAGCCCGGGGGCAGCCGCTGTCTCCGGTCAGCACAAACCCCACTGTCCAGCGGAAGGCT GGCCAGGCTGCAGGTGGCTCTGTCAGCAGCACCTGTGGCGTCTGCGGGCAGCACGTGCACCTTGTGCAGCGGCACTTGGCAGATGGGAAGCTGTACCACCGGAGCTGCTTCAG GTGTAAGCAGTGCTCCAACACGCTGCACTCGGGGGCCTACAAGGCCACGGCAGAGCCCGGCGTCTTCGTCTGCTCCGGCCACCACCCTGAAACCGCCTCTGCCGGCCCCACGTTGCCGGGCTTGACCCCCAGGCGGCCTGGAGCCATGTCCATGGACCCCAAGACCCCTGGCTCCCCGAAGAAGGCCCAGGAGGCGAGCGGGCAGAGAGACGCAGGGCCAGAGGCCAGGCCGCCGGCGTGGGGGCCCGCGGCGGGCAGCTCGACTGCCAAAGGTTCCCCTCCAGCTGCAGCTGACCCTCCGGCCACCGCCTACTCCCACGTCCACTTGGGGAGCCCAGCCGGGGCCAGGCTCTCGGTGGGCCCCGTGGGTGGCAAGGCCAGCACTCACGTGACCAACAGCTCTCCGACGGGGTGGTCGTCGCCGGCAGGCACCCCTCGTTCCGCCGTGACCCCGAGTGCCCGGGACTCTCGCCCGGCCACACCACAAGGCCGGGTAACCCCCCAAGGGGCAGCCCCTCAGACCAAGCTCAGTTCAAGGCCAGCGTCTCCGGTCCCAGCGAGCGCCCCGGCCTGGACCCCATCGTCCTCCAGGACGCAGCAGGCCCGGGAGAGGTTCTTCCAGACGCCTGGCGCCGGCCCCGGCCCTGGCCCCGGCCCGGCTGGCAGGGCCCCGGCTGCCGCGGACGCTCCTCCCAGGGATGGCAGCAGGGAGCAGGCGTTGAGTTTCCTCCGGAAGGCGCTCCCCGAGCTGGGGGCGGCTGGTGCTCAGGCACCCGGCag GCCCTCCCTCGCCACCAGCCCTGCTCCCGGTTCCCATCCCAGATCCGAAGGGCCAGGAGCAAGTCCATCAGCCAAGCGGTCCCAGTCGGCGTCTCTGCAGGCCCTTAGCCCCGCTGCGAGGACCGCGCCGCCGGCCCCCTTGAGCGTGGGCAGCACCTCGTGGGTGTCCGCGCCGCCCCAGGCGGGCAGGAAAGGCTCGGCTGCACCCTCAGGGGCCGTCGGGGCGGGCGCTGGCTCCAGGCTGAAGCCGGAGGCCCCGCGGGCCGAGG gCCCGAGTGCCAGCCCCCAGGAGGCCCAGGAGGACGGGCCGGCAGGATGGAGGGCCCGCCTGAAGCCCGTGGAGAAGAAAAGCCCCGCTGAGAG GGCTCTGGAGCTGAAGGAGCCTCAGGTCCTGGGAGAGCCGAGGGCGGGTGATGCACCCCAGAAGGTCTCTGGGAGCTCCCAGGGGGGTGTCCACATCACCCTGACCCCTGTGCGAGTGGACAGGACACCAGGCCCGGCCGGGACCAGCCTCCTAG CACTCAGCCGTCCTTGCACAGGTCACCAACCCACTGGGCTCGTTTCCCCACGTGCTGTCGAGGGTCAGGAttctgccccttccccctcccgtggACGTGACCCCTCCCGTCGGGCAGGACGTGGCT CTGCATCCCCCTCCCCGTTGCAATCCCCATCCCGCCGCAGGAAGCTGGCGGTCCCTGCCAGCCTGGACGTTTCTGGCAACTGGCTTCAGCCGGAGCCCTCGGGGAAGGAAGCCCCTGCCTGGAGccggaagaaggaggagaaagccCCTCCCCAGGGCAAACCAG GGAGGCCCTCGGGCCCAGCCGGCATCCCTGTTCCGCCTGGCGAGTCAGTGCCTTCCCCGGTCAGG GAGGAGATCCAGCGGCAGGTGCAGGACATCGAGAAGCAGCTGGACGCCCTGGAGCTCCGGGGCGTGGAGCTGGAGAAGCGCCTGCGTGCGGCCGAGGAGG ATGCCGCGGAGGACGCCCTCATGGTGGACTGGTTCCGGCTCATCCACGAGAAGCAGCTGCTGCTGAGGCTGGAGTCCGAGCTGATGTACAA GGCCAGGGACCAGCGCCTGGAGGAACAGCAGCTGGACATCGAGGGGGAGCTGCGCCGGCTCATGGCCAAGCCGG AGGGTCTGAAGTCCCCCCAGGACCGGCAGCGGGAGCAGGACCTGCTGAGCCAGTACGTGAACACCGTCAACGACCGCAGTGACATCATCGACTTCCTGGATGAGGACCGGGTCAG ggagcaggaggaggaCGAGATGCTGCAGAACATGATCCAGAAGCTGG ACCTGCAGAGGAGTGGTGGGAACCAGAGGAAGAAGCCCAGGTTCCGCTTGTCCAATATCTGGTCCCCGAAGAGCAGAAGCAGGACCCCCGAGTAG